The DNA segment GTCTGGTTCGAGGACCAGCAGAGCCTGGGCTACAAGCTGCGGATCGCGGACCGCTACGGTCTAGGCGGCGTGGCCCTCTGGCGCCTGGGGCAGGAGGATGCGGGAAGCTGGAGCCTCCTGACCGGGGGATGAGGCCGGGGGATCCGGGCCGGCCGCTCACGCCCGGGGCTCGACAGGTGCAGCCTCCTTCGGCTCCTTCAAGCTCCCCTGCTCGATGAGCTGTCCCACGGGGACCACTGCCAGGCCCTTCTCGCGGATGGCCGCCAGGATCTCAGGAAGCGCGGCCAGCGTCGGCTCGGTGGGGTGCATGAGCACGATGGCTCCCGCCGCCAGCCGGGGTACCACCCGCTGCACGATGCGGGCCGGCGCTGGCCGTTGCCAGTCGATGGTGTCGATGGTCCACATGACCGTCCAGTATCCCAGGTCCGAGGCGACCCGGGCCACCCGGTCGTCCACCTCGCCGTAGGGTGGGGCGAAGAGGCGGGGCTGCTCCCCCGCAAGGGAGGCGATCAGCTCCTCGTTCTGCCGGATCAGGCGGGCCAGGTCGCCGTCGGCCAAGGCCCGGGGGTGGTCGTGGGTGAACCCGTGGTTGCCCACCTCGTGCCCGTCGGCCGCCATCCGGCGCACCAGCCCGGGGGAGTGCGAGGCCCACCGGCCCGTGGGGAAGAAGGTGACCCGAACCCCTTCCCGCTTGAAGAGGTCGAGCATCTGCGGGAGCACCTCGTCGCCCCAGTCCACGTTCACCGCCAGCGCGACCCACGGCTCCCGGGTGGGCACCCGGTAGACGGCCCGGTCCGGGCGGAGCGGCTCCAGCGGTGCGAGCACCCCCAGGCTCCCCCACCCCGGCTCCAGCGTGGCTCCGTACCACGCCGCGACCACCACCAGGGCCGCTGCGACCAGGAGCGACCCGTCCACGAGACGATCGAGACGAACGGCCCAGAAGCGGACCCGGCGCCGCCTCATCGGGATCCTCCTTCCCCCGGAGGCTTGGAGGTGCGAGGAGCACCCGGTGCCGGCTCGGGCCGCGGCGGGGGTTCGGGCAGGGCCCTCTGCACCCCCGAGTGCCCTTCGATGGTGTAGTTCCGGCGGTAGATCAGCTCCGAGACGGGCACGATCCGGTATCCCCGCTTCTGGATCTCGGGGATCAGCCGTTCGATCGCCTCGGGGGTGTGGCGGCCCGCGTTGTGGAAGAGGATGATGTCTCCCGGCCCCAGCCGACTCAGCGCCCGCTGGATCATGGCGTCGGCTGAAAGGTCCTTCCAATCCAGGGAGTCGATGGACCACTGGACGGGGTAGAGCCCCATCTCCTGCGAGACCCGGACCAGCTGGTCGTCGTACTCGCCGAAGGGCGGCCGGAAGAGCACGGGCTTCTGCCCCGTCAGCCGCTCGATCATCGCTCCGTTGCGCTCCAGGTCCTCGCGGACCTCGTACTCGCTCATGGAGGCCATGTGGCCGTGCGCGTAGCTGTGGTTGCCGATCTCGTGGCCCGCCTCGGCGATCTTCCGGACGTACTCGGGGTACTCTTCGACCCAGTTGCCTGCCAGGAAGAAGGTGGTCCTCACCCCGTAGCGGCTCAGGATCTCCAGGAGGCGGTCGGTGTTCTCGGTCCCCCAGGTGGCGTCGAAGGAGAGAGCCACCCAGGGCTCCTTGCGGTCCACCTTGTAGATGGGCACCAGCCGTGCGAAGAGGAGCCGGCTGGTGGCGGTCCAGACCGGCTCCGCCCCGAAGTGGACGAGGCTGGATCCTGCCAGCACCAGCCCCAGGAGCGCGAGGAGGGCCCACCTCCGCCGCAGCACGACGACCATGCTCGCTCCCCCCGTCCGGCTCTCGGGTGGAGCCTATTCGGGGGAAAGCGGCGCTAGAAGGTCCTGGGGAGCGGGGACGGGCCCGGGGAGGCGGTCCTACCGGGTGAAGACGTGGTTGCCGATCTTCCGCACGACGGGGCGTCCGGCCCAGAAAGATGGGTTCCGGGTGAGGCGGGGGTTGTAGAAGAAGAGCGCCCCCATGCTGGGATCGCTGCCGCCCAGGGCCAGGTCGACGGCCTGGTAGATGTTCGGCGGGATCTGCGCCGAGGCGCTGTACCGGTGGGTGTCCAGGGGTTGGAACTGGCCTGGCTGGAAGACCACGCCTCGGATGCTGTCGGGGAAGTCGGGGTGGCGGACCCGGTTGAGGACCACCGCGGCCACGGCCACCTGCCCCTCGAAGGGCTCGCCCCGGGCCTCCCAGTAGACCAGCCAGGCCAGCAGGTGGCGATCGGCCGCGGTCGCGTGGACGGGCGCCGTGGGGCGCGCCCGCTCCAGGCCTGGGCCACGCGCCTGGCCGTCGCCGCCGCCTGCGACGGTCTGGATGAGGATGAGGGCCAGCAAGGCCCACCAGAGGTGCTCAGGTTTCATCGCGCCCACGCTCCACGTCCAGGCTCAGCATCAGCCGGCCACCTCACGAGGGCCTTCAGCCAGCCAGCGCCGCACCGCCTCGGAGATCGCCTGCCGGCCGCCCCGCACGAGGCTCGCCGGGGGCAGCGACGCGAGGACCGTCTGGCCGTACCGGCGCCGGGTGACGCGCCCGTCCAGCACCACCACCGCCCCCCGGTCGGTTCGGTGGCGGATGAGGCGGCCAAAGCCCTGCTTCAGCCGGAGGACCATCTCGGGAAGCTGGTAGGCCGCGAAGGCGTCCCGTCCCAGGCGCCGGAGCCGCTCGATGCGCGCCGCCACCACCGGCTCGGTGGGTACCGCGAAGGGAAGACGGGCGATCACCACCAGCTCCAGGGCCTGCCCCGGCAGGTCCACGCCTTCCCAGAAGCTCGCGGTGGCCAGGCAGACGGCACCCGGTTCGGAGCGCAACCGGTCCAGGAGCTGGCTGCGGGGCAGGTCGCCCTGGCGCATGAGGCCGCGGTCGGCCGGCAGCCGCCCCTCCAGCGCCCGCCCGGCCTCCTCGAGCATCTGGTAGGAGGTGAAGAGCACCAGGGTGCCCCCCGACACCGCCGGCACCAGGAGCTCCAGTGTCTCCGCCACGGCGTCGGCGAAACCTGGCACGCCCGGCTCGGGCAGGTCCTCGGCCACGGCCAGGAGCGCCTGGGCGGCGTAATCGAAGGGCGACTCGATCACCTCCTCAAGCAGGCGCCCATCCTGGCGGCACTCCTCCAGCCCCAGGCGCTCCACCAGGTAGTCGAAGCGCCCGTCCACGGTGAGGGTGGCCGAGGTGGCCACCACCCCCGCAAGCTGGTCGAAGAGGGCCCTTTGCAGGAGCGGGCCCACCTCCACGGGAGCGGAGCGGAGCTTCACCCCGGCCCGGCCGCCCTCCAGCCAGTGCACCTCGTCGGGACCCTCCGCCTGAAGGATCGCCTCCAGGTCCTCCGCCTGCCGGCGGAGGGCCAGGTCCACCCCTTCCAGCTCGGCCAGCACCGCCCGGCCTCGCTCCTCCCGGGCCGGGGCGAATCCCTTCAGGTCCGCCCGGAACCGGTCCAGGAGGCCGGCCAGGGCAGTCCAGTCCCCCGCCGCCTCCCGGGCCAGCCGCTCGAGCCGCTCGGGAAGCTCTCCCGGGCGGATCACCCGCAGGCCGTCGGCCCGGGCAGCCCAGGCGGCCAGGCCGTCGAAGAGGGCCTCGGCCTGCTCGCCCGCCCGGCGGGTAGCGGGCAGGATCTGCCAGTCCAGCAGCTCCAGGAGCTCCTTGGCCTCACGGTCTGCCGCCTCGCCGGCCAGCAGCCGTGCGGTGGCCAGGAGGCCGCCCCGGTTGCCCCGGCTCCGGTGCAGCCGGTGCAGGAGGCGCTCCACCCCGCGCCGGGTGAGCTGGCGCCCCAGGTGGGCGCTGGCCGTCTCCTCCAGGTGGTGGGCCTCGTCCAGGATCACACAGCCGTAGACGGGCAGCACCGCCCGATCGGACTCCCACCCCACCGCCTGCCTCACCACCGCATCGGCCAGGAGCAGGTGGTGGTTGACCACCAGGAGCTGCGCGCCTTCCATCTTCCGCCGGGCCTGGAAGAAGTGGCATCGCTGGAAGAGGGGGCAGTCGGCCCGCAGGCAGGCGTCGGGGTCGGCCGAGACCTCCTCCCAGAGCTCCGCGGTGGGCTCGAAGGGGAGCTCCGAACGGCTCCCCTCATCGACCTCATCGGCCCACGCGGCCAGGGCCTGAAGCTCGTCCTCGGTCTCCTCGTCCTGCTCCTCGGGGCGGCTGCGGATCCGCTCGAGCCTGAGCAGGCAAAGGTAGTTGGCCCACCCCTTCACCAGGGCGTGGGTGAACGAGAAGGGCAGGACCTCTTGCAGCGACGGGAGGTCCTTGGAGACCAGCTGCTCCTGCAGGGGGATGGTCTGGGTGGAGACCACCACCCGCTCGCCGGTGGCGTGAGCGTAGAAGAGGGCGGGAACCAGGTAGGCCAACGACTTCCCCGTTCCGGTCCCCGCCTCGATGAGGGCCACCGCAGCCGGCGGGCCGGCGCTGCCCTCGAGCACCAGGGCCACCTGGCGGGCCATGCGGGCCTGCTGGGGTCGCCACTCGTACTGCGGGAGCGCACGGGCGAGCGGACCGTCGGCCCGGAAGAAGTCTTCCGCCTCCCGCACCCATCCCACCGGCCGGCCTCCTCCACCTTCGATGCTGGATCACTTCGACGCCCCCCCTCCCTCCCCTTCCGGGCCCGTCTCCAACCGCCCCAGCCGGTCCAGCCACCGCAGCAGGGGGGAGCCTTCGATCCGCTCCGAGAGCGAGGCCCGCTCGGTGTAGAGGTGAAGGCCGACCAGCGCCGCCAGCAGCAGCACCCACGCCCCCGGGGGCAGGGCGCGCCAGGCCACCCAGCCCGCCAGGGCGCCGAGGGCATTGGCCCCCGCGTCCCCCAGGACCCCCTCTTCCCGCAGGTCCCACCCCAAGATCCCCAGCGCGGCTGCCGCGCCCGGCAGGGTGGGCAACGCCGAACGCGGGTCGGCAACGAAGGCCACGGCCAGGAGCAGGAGCGCGACCTTGAGGGCCCGGCCCGGCCGCACGTCCAGCAGGTTGACGGCGTTCGCCGTCAGGGCCAGGAGAACGGCTCCGGCAAGCAGCGCGAACGCCCCCGGCGCAGCGCCCGTCCAGGAACCGGATGCCGCGGCCAGCAACGCACCGGCACCCAGCAGGAAGACCTTCAGGGCACCCGTGGTGAGCCGCCCCTCCGCGAGGGCCCGGCCGTGCCCCCGCAGGCCCCGGCTGCTCCCGTCGCCCAGGAGGTCGTCGATCCAGCCCACCAGGGCCGCCCACAGGATCCAGGCGGCCAGGGCCACCCCGGTGCCCGTGGCCGCCGCGGCCCGGCCCGGAAGGGCTCCCGCCCCAGGAGAGCTCCAGGGCAGCGCCACGAGCGCCCCCACCGCCCAGAGGGCCGCCGCGGCCGCGAGCGCCCAGGCGACGCCCAGCCCCAAGGGCACCCAGCGGCCGCGGTAGTTGGTGACCCCCAGGTGGCGCTCCCGGCTCCAGCCGAGGATCGCCCGGCCCAGGAGCCGGCTCCCGGCCCAGGCCGCGGCCGCCGCGAGGAGCCAAGGCCATGCCATCGCCCTACCCCCTCCCTAGCCGCGCCGCCAGAACCCGAAGGATGGCCGCCAGCTGCCGGCCCCGGTGGAGGAAGCCCGCCAGGTCCCGCCCTGTGGCCCGGTGCCGGAGGGGGATGGCGACCTCCACCACCCGGAAGCCCGCGCGCAGGGCGTCCACCGTCAGGCCCACCTCCACCCCGAACCCGGAGGCCAGGGGGGCCACCCGCTCCAGCACGGCCCGCCGCACCGCCCTCTGGCCCGACAGGGGCGCCCCGGCGACGAACCCCGTCAGGCGGCGGATCCCCCAGCGCGCCACCCCGCTGGCCAGGCCGAAGCCCCCACCCCCGCCGCTGAACGCGGCCACGGCCACGTCGGCCTGGCCGCCTGCCACCGCCTCCACCAGCGGCCAGAGCCGGGCTGCGGTCTCCTCCAGGTCCGCGTCCAGGAAGAGGACGATGCCGGACTCCGTGGCGCGCCACCCCGCCTCCATGGCTTGGCCCTTTCCGTGGCTCCCCGCCCACCGCACCACCCGCGCGCCGGCCTGCGCAGCCACGTCAGCCGTCCCATCGGTGGAGCCGTCGTCGACCACCACCACCTCCTCCAGGGGCAGGGAGGCCAGGGCGGCCAGGGTGGACCCCAAGCAAGGCTCCTCGTTCCGGGCCGGCACCACCCCCGCGACCCGCGCCGGACCGCTGTCTCGATCTCCCGCGGTCACGGCAGCCGGGGGCCTTCCGAGGCCCACCCGTAGCGACCGGGGCGCCGGGCCGCCAGCCCCAGGACCACCGCCACCGCGGCCACGGGGTGGTCCAGTGGGCCCACGGCGGCCCACCCGTCAGGCAAGGGGAGCTCCCGGTCCGGGAAGCGGTCGGGCAGGGCCAGCAGCGGGAAGGCTGCGGCCGGCGCCGTCGCGGGCAGGAGGGCCGTGGGGGTCAGGCCCTCCCCCTGGAACCCGGTTCCGGCCACCACCACCAGCGCGTCGACCTCGGCCGCCCCCCGGGAGCCCCGGCCGGCCGCCTGCGGGCTTTGGTCTTCGCCCGGGGCCGGGCGTGCGGCAGGGTCCGGCGCCGCGGCCGGGCGGCCCCAGGGGAGGCTCACCACCCGGGCGCCTGAAAGGCGCAGGACCTCCAGCAGCCCGGCCGGCGCCCGGTGATCCGGGGCGGTCACCACCCCCACCGTGCGGCCTTCCAGCCGTCCCTTCACCAGAAGAGGAAGGACCTCGGCGCCGAAGGCCCGCCACCCCGCCGCCTCCTGCGTCAGCCGCGCCTCGCGCTCCAGCAACGCATGCTGGGCCTCGCGGCTCGCGTTCAGCTCGTCTTCGATCCGGTCCAACGCCGCCTGCTGGCGCTGGATCCACGCGTCGTCCCCGCCCAACCCCAGCCCGATCACCATGCCCAGCGCCAGCGCCAAAAAGACGGCTCCGAGCGAGGCCAGGTGGCTTCGCCACTCCACCACACAGCCGCCTCCTCAGGCCCTCACCATCCCGCCCAGATCCTGAGCTGCAGCCAGACCAGCCGTACCGCCTCCCGCACGGGCGGGGCCAGGAGCACCACCACCAGCAGGGGGAGCAGGGCTGCGGCCATCAGCCCCACCCAGTAGGATGCGCGGGGGCGGGCCTGGTAAAGCCGGCTTACCCCCCGGGCGTCCACCAGCCGGGGGCCCAGCTTGGTACGGACCAGCAAGGTGCTCGCCATGCCGCTCCGGCCCTTCTCCAGGAAGTCGATGAGGTTCGAGTGCGAGCCGACGGCCACGATCAGCTCGGCACCCTCCTGGTGGGCGAGCATCATGGCCAGGTCTTCGCTGGTGCCCACCATGGGCACCACGTGGGCCGCCCGGCCCGCCGCCAGGACCCGGTCGAGCCCCGGTGCCCGCCCGTCCGCGTAGGCGTGCACCACCAGCTCCGCGCCGCAGGTGAGGGCCCGGTCCGAGACCGAGTCGAAGTCGCCCACGATCAGGTCCGGGGTGATGCCTTCCTCCAAGAGCGCGTCGGCCCCGCCGTCCACGGCCAGGGTCACGGGGCGCACCTCCGCCAGGTAGGGGCGAATGGCTCGCAGGTCGTCCCGGAACCCGCGCCCCCGGACCACCACCAGCGCGTGGCGGCCGTGCAGTCGGGTCCGCAGGGGCGGGTGGGCCAGCGGCCTGAGAACGGCATCCTGCTCCCGCAGGGCATATTGTAAGGTATTTTCGATGAATTTACGCAACTCTTCGTCCAGGTGGGCCTGCCCCTGGTTCCACCGGGCCTCCAGCGACGCCTGGGAGACCGGCACCGCCGCGCCCCGCCATCCCGTCGCGCTGCGAAGGGTGCCTCCCTCCACCCGGAGCACGTCCCCTTCGCGCACGGCGTCCAGCACGTCGGGCCCCGCCTCTTCCAGGAGGGGAAGACCCGCCTCCCAGAGCAACCACGGGCCCTGCGCCGGAAACCGGCCCGTAAGGAAGGAGCTCGCGTTCACCACGGCCGCGGGCCGGCACCGCACCAGGGCCTCCGCGGCCAGCCCGTCCATGTCCGGGTGGTCGACCACCGCGATCTCCCCAGGATGGAGGCGCTCCACCAGGTGCTTGGTCACCCGGTCCACCCGGGCGATCCCTTCCGCGACGGGGACGTCGGCCACCGTTCCGCCGGGCCGGGTGACCATCAGGCACCCAGCCCCCGGCCGTTACGTGCCGCCAGGGAGACCTCGTCGGCCATGCGGGCGATGAAGGAAGAGTTGGTCGGCTTGCCGGTGCGCATGTCCACCGCATAGGTGAAGATCTCGTTCAGCCGCGGCAGGTTGCCCCGGGTCCAGGTGGCCTCGATGGCGTGCCGGATGGCCCGTTCCACCTTGTCGGCGGTGGTGCCGAAGCGGCGGGCCACGTTGGGATAGAGGCCCTTGGTGACCCGCGAGAGGAGCTCGGGCTGCTCGCTCACCTGCATGATCGCCTCCCGCAGGTAGAGGTATCCCTTGTAGTGGGCGGGCACCCCCAGGTCGCTCATCATGCGGGCGACGTGCTCCTCCAGGCGCGGGTCCCGCACCCGGCGGGGCACGGGATCGGGGCGACGTACCGCCTCCCGGATCCGCTGCAGCAGAATGCCCATCTCCATGGGCTTCATGCAGTAGTAGTGGGCGCCCAGACCCATGGCGCGCTCGATCAGATCCTCCTGACCGAACGCGCTCACCACCACGACCTTGATCTTCCCCGTGGCCCCGTCCCCGTCGCGCCGGAGCTGCTCCAGCACCCCGAAGCCATCCAGGTGGGGCATCACCAGGTCGAGGACGAGCACGTCGGGCTGCCAGACGGGCAGGAAGGCCAGCGCGCTGCGCCCGTCCTCGACCGCCCCGGCCCACTCCATGTCGGGCTCGCCCTCGATGCCGCGCTGCAAGAGGCGGCTGAAGTGGGCGTTGTCATCGGCCACCATCACCCGGATCGCCACCCCCCGGCCTCCCTTCCCGCGTGCGCGCGATGGTTGCAGGGCCGTCCCTGGCCCAGTCTACCGAATTCTCCTTCACGACGCCTTCCTCCTTTCACCGGGCGCACCCTGTCGAGCCTCGGGCGTGGGCAGCGCGCCGTCGAGCCCTGTTTCGTAGACCATCCACTCGGCCAGGATCCCGAACCCCCGTCGGGGGTCGTTGACGAAGACGTGGGTGAGCGCCCCCACCAGGCGGCCCCCCTGCAGGATGGGGCTCCCCGACATCCCCTGGACGATGCCGTCGGTCCGGGCCAGGAGGCGGGGATCGGTGATCTCCAGCACCAGGCCCCGATCGCTGGGCGCCCGCTGGCCGCGCACTTCCAGGATCTCCACCTCGAAGGTCTCCACCCGCTGATCGTCCAGGACCGTGAGCATCTGGGCGGGGCCGGGGCGCACCTCCTGGGCCAGCGCGACGGGAACGGGCCGGTTCACGGCCCCCGGCGGCGGCTCGCGCAGCAGCCGGCCGTAGATCCCGAAAGGTGTGTTCTTCTCGATGACCCCCAGGGACCCGCCGCTGTCCAGCACGCCCACCTTCTCGCCCGGCTCGCCGCTGAGGCTGGGACGCAGACCCTCCACCCGGGCTGCGACGATCTGCCCGTCGTGGAGGGTCACGGGCCGTTCCTGGGTGTCCGTCACCTGGTGCCCCAGGGCGGCGAAGAGGTCCCGCTCGGGGTCGAAGAAGGTGAGGGTCCCCACCCCGGCCGTTGCCTCCTGGAGGACGATGCCCAGGAGATAAAGCTCCTGATCGCCCTCCTGCACGCGGACCGGGCGGACGCGCAGGGTGAGCCGGTCGCTGCCCCGCTCCACCTGCAGGCTCACCTCGCGGCCCGCACGACCGGCCAGGCGGGCGAGGCGCTCCACCTCCGTCGCCCGCTGCACGGGCTGCCCATCCACGGCCAGGAGGCGGTCACCTTCCTGGACGCCCGCCTCGGCGGCGGGGCTCTGCTCGTTCCCCGTCGCGGCCCGGACGCGGATGGTCCGCTCGACCACCAGCCCTCGAGGCGCCGTCACCACCCCGATGGACTGCCCGCCGGGCACCATCTGCACCCGGGGAACCACCGACACCTGCATGGTCCCCAGCGGGACCCACCCCAGGAAGCGGAGCTCGAGACGGCCCTGGCCCAGCGCCTCGCCCTGGAGGCGGAGGCCGCGGACGCTGGGGGATAGCCAGCCCCGGCCCTCCGCGTCGACCCAGCGGTAGAGGAGACCGGCCTGGAGCGGGTACGGCTCCCCGGGAAGGAGCCGCAGGTGGGAAGGCGAGGTTGCGAGGCGGAAGAGTCCTGGAAGGGCCAGGGCGAGCAAGATGAGGGCCAGCAAGGACAGGCTCCGGCCGAGTCGGCGCAAAGGCACCGAGATCCCCCCAGCGGGCGGCCTCCCAGCCTGAGCAGGTGCGGGAACACCTGCTAGACTGCCCGCCGGGCGGGGTTACGGTGTTGGTGACTCGCTGGCGCTCCTGGTCTGCCGGGCCTCCTCCAGAAGCTGGCGGGCGTGTGCCCGGGCGGCCTCGCCGGCCTGCCCGCCCAGCATGCGGGTGAGTTCTTCCACCCGCGCCTCTCCTTCCAAACGGTCCACCCGGACCCGGGTCCGCTCGCCCTCCACGCTCTTGCTCACCCGGTAGTGGGCGTCGGCCAGGGAGGCGATCTGGGGCAGGTGGGTCACGCAGAGGACCTGTTTCGCCCGGGCCAGGCGTTCCAGCCGGTGCCCCACCGCCTGGGCCGTTCGTCCGCCGATGCCGGCGTCGGCCTCGTCGAAGATGAGGGTGGGCGTGGCGTCGGCCTCGGCCAGCGCGCTCTTGAGCCCCAGCAGGATCCGGGAGAGCTCGCCCCCCGAGGCGATCCGGGAGAGCGGCCGCAGCCCCTCGCCGGGGTTGGGTTCGATGAGGAAGAGCACCCGCTCGAAACCGTGGGGGAAGGGGTGCAGCCGGCGGCCGGCCGCCTCCACGCCGTCGGCCGCCTCCTCCAGGCTCAGGTCCACCTGGAAGCGGCAGCGGTCCATCGCGAGCTGGCTCAGCTCGCCGGTGATCCGCTCCTCGAGACGCCGGGCCGCCTGGCGCCGAAGCTCGCCCAAGGCCTCGCCCGCCCCGGCCACCTGGCGCCGAAGGGCCGCGATCTCCTCCTCGAGCGCCGCGCTCGAGCCTTCCTCCCGTTCGAGTTCCTCCAGGCGGCGCCGGGCACGCGCCCCGTACGCCAGGATCTCGGCCGACCCGTCGCCGTACTTCCGGCTCAGGGTACGGACCAGGTGGAGGCGGCTCTCCAGCTCGTCCAGGCGCTGGGGATCCGCCCGCAGGCTCTCCAGGTAGGCGCGCAGCCCGTGGGCCGCCTCCGTGGCCTGCGCCGCCGCCGACTCCACCATGCCCAGCGACTCCTTCAGGGAGGGGTCGGTCTGCGCGGCCTGGCCCAGCTCCCGGGCCGCAGTGGCGAGCTGGTCGGAGGCGGCCGCCTGCTCGCCTCCCTCGTACAGGAGGCTGTAGGCCAGCTGTGCGGCCGTGCGGAGCTGCTCGGCGTGCGCCAGGCGCCGCCGCTCCTCCTCCAGCGCTTCCTCTTCCCCCGCTTCCAGGCTGGCGCCCTCGATCTCCTGGATCTGGAAGGCGAGCATCTCCGCCTCCCGGGCCCGCTCCCGCTCCGACGCGCGCAACGCCTCCAGCCGCCTCACCGCTTCGCTCCAGCGCGCGTACAGGTCCTCGTAGGCTCGCCGGGCGGCCAGGAGCTCCCCGCCGCCGAACTGGTCCAGCAGATCCAGCTGCCGGGCCGGGCTGGCCAGGAAGTGGTGGCTGTTCTGGGTCTGCAGCTCCACCAGCAGGGGCGCCACCCGCTGGAGGGTGGCCAGGGGCGCCAGGTGCCCGTTGAGCCGGCAGCGGTTGGCGGTGCGCCGGCTCAGGTCCCGCCGGACCACCAGGACCTCGTCGTCCTCCAGGAGGCCCTCCTCCGCCAGGAGCGCCCGCGCCTCGGGCCGGCCCGAGAGGTCGAAGGCGGCCTCCAGGAGCGCCTGCTCCGAACCCTCGCGGATCAGGTCGGCCTGGGCCCGCTCACCCAGCAGGGTCGTGATGCTGTCGATGAGGATCGACTTGCCGGCGCCCGTCTCACCCGTGAGCGCGCTGAGACCCCGTCCGAACGCGAGGTCGAGCCGCTCGATGAGCGCCACGTTCCGAAGGTGGAGTTCCAGGAGCACGCGACGGCGCCTCCTTTTCCCGAGGAAGCCTGGGCGCGGTCGGGGTGCGGGGGTGGAGGGGCTACTCGGACCGGAGCGCCTGGAGCTTCTGGAGCACCAGCAACGCCGGCGAGGCCGCGGGGGCCTGACCGTCCCCGGCTGGTTCCCCGGATCGCCGGCCCGCGGGCCGCTCGACCGCCACCAGGAGGATCGTGTCGTCGCCGGCGATGGAGCCCAGGACCTCGGGCCACGCCAGCGCGTCCACCGTGGCCGCCACCCCGTGCGCGGCCCCCGTGGTGGTCTTGATCAGGACCAGGTTGCCGCTGACGTCCATGGAGACCACGAAGTCCCGGAAGGCGCGGCGGGCGCGGTCCAGCCGATCGCCGGCGGGTTCCTGGCGCGACGGCACGTACCGGTACCCGCCTCCTGGAACGGGCTCCTTCACCAGGCCCAGCTCCTTGATGTCCCGGGAGACGGTGGCCTGGGTCGCCTCGATGCCGGCCTGGCGCAGCAGGTCGGCCAGCTCGTCCTGGGTACGGACCTCCCGCTCCCGGATGAGCTGGAGGATGGTTGCCTGGCGCCTGCTCTTCACTCCACCCCACCTCCGCCGGGTCCGAATCACAGTTCGGGGGAGAGGGGTCCAGATCCTTCATCCGGTGGCCGGGTCACCGTCGCGAGGAGGTCCGGGTCCGGGGGTGGGCAGGCGGCGGGGTCGTCCGCCGCCTGAAGCCAGAGGAGGAACTCCCGGTTCCCGGCGGGGCCGAGGAGAGGTGAAGGGACCAGCCCGCGTGCGGCGAAGCCTTCGCCCCGGGCCGCCTCCCACACCTTCTTGAGCACGTCGACGTGCACCTCGGGCGAGCGCACCACGCCACCCTTCCCCACCCGGGTGCGCCCTGCCTCGAACTGGGGCTTCACCAGCACCACCAGGTCGGCGGCGGGCGCGAGGAGGGATCGGAGGCGCCCGAGGAAGAGGGTCACCGAGATGAAGGAGACGTCCACCGTCGCGAGCTCGGCCGCCTCGGGCACCATCGAAGGCTCCAGACGCCGGATGTTGGTCCGCTCGAGCACCACCACCCGGGGGTCCTTCCGCAGCTTCCAGGCCAGCTGCCCGTAGCCCACGTCCACCGCGTACACCCGCCGCGCCCCCCGCTGCAGGAGGCAGTCGGTGAAGCCGCCGGTGGAGGCGCCCACGTCCAGGCAGATCCGCCCTTCCACGGCGAGCCCGAAGCGGTCCAGCGCGTGCTCGAGCTTCTCGCCGCCCCGGCTTACGAAGCGGGGGGGCCGGCCCGCCCAAACCACCTGGGCCCCCCGCGGCACCCGCGCGCCCGGCACGCTCACGGTGCGCCCGTCCACCTGGACCTCACCCGCCATGATCGCCCGCCGCGCCTGCTCCCGGGAGGGAAAGAGGCCTTCCTCCACCAGCCGGCGGTCCAGCCGCCCAGGTCCCTCGCTCATGACGGAGCGTTCTCGGCCCCCTTCCGCCAGGCAGCGGGCGAGACCACCTTCACCAGCCGCCGGGCGGCGTCCGCGATGCCCTCGGCCGACAGCCCCTGCTGGGCCCTGAGGCTCTCCTGGCCGCCGTGCTCCACGAACCGGTCCTCCACCCCCAGGCGCACCACCCGGGCGGCCACCTGCCGGTCCGAAAGAAGCTCCAGCACGGCGCTGCCGAAGCCGCCCATCCGGACCCCCTCTTCCACGGTCACCAGCCGCCCGGTGCGACGGGCCAGGTCCAAGATCCGCCCTTCGTCCAGGGGCTTGACGAACCGGGCGTTGAGGACCGCCGCCTGGATGCCCTCGGCCT comes from the Limnochorda pilosa genome and includes:
- the steA gene encoding putative cytokinetic ring protein SteA — translated: MVTRPGGTVADVPVAEGIARVDRVTKHLVERLHPGEIAVVDHPDMDGLAAEALVRCRPAAVVNASSFLTGRFPAQGPWLLWEAGLPLLEEAGPDVLDAVREGDVLRVEGGTLRSATGWRGAAVPVSQASLEARWNQGQAHLDEELRKFIENTLQYALREQDAVLRPLAHPPLRTRLHGRHALVVVRGRGFRDDLRAIRPYLAEVRPVTLAVDGGADALLEEGITPDLIVGDFDSVSDRALTCGAELVVHAYADGRAPGLDRVLAAGRAAHVVPMVGTSEDLAMMLAHQEGAELIVAVGSHSNLIDFLEKGRSGMASTLLVRTKLGPRLVDARGVSRLYQARPRASYWVGLMAAALLPLLVVVLLAPPVREAVRLVWLQLRIWAGW
- the spo0A gene encoding sporulation transcription factor Spo0A, producing MAIRVMVADDNAHFSRLLQRGIEGEPDMEWAGAVEDGRSALAFLPVWQPDVLVLDLVMPHLDGFGVLEQLRRDGDGATGKIKVVVVSAFGQEDLIERAMGLGAHYYCMKPMEMGILLQRIREAVRRPDPVPRRVRDPRLEEHVARMMSDLGVPAHYKGYLYLREAIMQVSEQPELLSRVTKGLYPNVARRFGTTADKVERAIRHAIEATWTRGNLPRLNEIFTYAVDMRTGKPTNSSFIARMADEVSLAARNGRGLGA
- the spoIVB gene encoding SpoIVB peptidase, coding for MPLRRLGRSLSLLALILLALALPGLFRLATSPSHLRLLPGEPYPLQAGLLYRWVDAEGRGWLSPSVRGLRLQGEALGQGRLELRFLGWVPLGTMQVSVVPRVQMVPGGQSIGVVTAPRGLVVERTIRVRAATGNEQSPAAEAGVQEGDRLLAVDGQPVQRATEVERLARLAGRAGREVSLQVERGSDRLTLRVRPVRVQEGDQELYLLGIVLQEATAGVGTLTFFDPERDLFAALGHQVTDTQERPVTLHDGQIVAARVEGLRPSLSGEPGEKVGVLDSGGSLGVIEKNTPFGIYGRLLREPPPGAVNRPVPVALAQEVRPGPAQMLTVLDDQRVETFEVEILEVRGQRAPSDRGLVLEITDPRLLARTDGIVQGMSGSPILQGGRLVGALTHVFVNDPRRGFGILAEWMVYETGLDGALPTPEARQGAPGERRKAS
- the recN gene encoding DNA repair protein RecN — encoded protein: MLLELHLRNVALIERLDLAFGRGLSALTGETGAGKSILIDSITTLLGERAQADLIREGSEQALLEAAFDLSGRPEARALLAEEGLLEDDEVLVVRRDLSRRTANRCRLNGHLAPLATLQRVAPLLVELQTQNSHHFLASPARQLDLLDQFGGGELLAARRAYEDLYARWSEAVRRLEALRASERERAREAEMLAFQIQEIEGASLEAGEEEALEEERRRLAHAEQLRTAAQLAYSLLYEGGEQAAASDQLATAARELGQAAQTDPSLKESLGMVESAAAQATEAAHGLRAYLESLRADPQRLDELESRLHLVRTLSRKYGDGSAEILAYGARARRRLEELEREEGSSAALEEEIAALRRQVAGAGEALGELRRQAARRLEERITGELSQLAMDRCRFQVDLSLEEAADGVEAAGRRLHPFPHGFERVLFLIEPNPGEGLRPLSRIASGGELSRILLGLKSALAEADATPTLIFDEADAGIGGRTAQAVGHRLERLARAKQVLCVTHLPQIASLADAHYRVSKSVEGERTRVRVDRLEGEARVEELTRMLGGQAGEAARAHARQLLEEARQTRSASESPTP
- the argR gene encoding arginine repressor, whose product is MKSRRQATILQLIREREVRTQDELADLLRQAGIEATQATVSRDIKELGLVKEPVPGGGYRYVPSRQEPAGDRLDRARRAFRDFVVSMDVSGNLVLIKTTTGAAHGVAATVDALAWPEVLGSIAGDDTILLVAVERPAGRRSGEPAGDGQAPAASPALLVLQKLQALRSE